ACTCTGCCCCACAAGAATTATCTTCATCTGCAttgggtttcctttcttgaaaacttggcgctcgctactttcatctcgagaatgctatgtcgagcgctgataacgcgcatgccgttcgtgacctgtgGAAGTACCGGGCACGCACCGTTAACGGAATAAATGCGGGCAACACACATGGCGATTATTCACtcttaaaaatgtttacacccttttggGCTTATTTTGTCCCACGACAATACACTCTTAAACAAGTGTACACCATTTGGGGTGTttatttgccacacagcaataatcgtcatctgtcctttgcgttccctttcttaaaaaatcagcgctcgctactttcctgtcgagaatggtgtgtcacgctgataacgcgcaagccgttcgtgccttggaagtaccgggctcacagcattaaagaaagcaaatacgggcaagacagatgattagcGTTGTGAGGcaagataaaccccaaagggtgcaaacttttttttaagAATGAAGAGGGCTCATCGGCTCCCCCATAGATGTCACCAATCTTGCGTACACTTCCACCATTTATTTAACACCCTGCGTTAGTTATTCATTTCTGCCACTCATGGGAACACTGTGTAAATTTGATACACGCATGCTGTCAATGTCGAATTATTAGGAGCGCAGTGTTAAAGAATAAATATGCACGCAAGATAGATTAAGGTTATTGTTAGGGGCTAAGATAAGCACTCAGAGCTTAGGCACTATTTAAAAAATCGGGATAAATATTGCGTAGTTCAGTGTGCACCACTCTGTGCGTGGTCCAGGGTGACAGTGTCTGGAGTTCCAGTGTCTCGAGGTCATTGACATCAATCCTTGCTGCGTAGTGGGCCTCTTTTCTCACCACCTCGCAAGTCACCGAACGTCAGGGGAAAACACTCACGCTCGTTGGGGCACATGGCCCATTCGCGGTATGCTTCGGCAGGCGTGCAGTCAAGAGGCTTCAAAGCAACTTCAAACTTGACTTCAAAGCAACGGCACTGCTTCAGCGAAACGAATGGCGGAAGTCCCGCCTCAGAGCCTTCCACGCCGTATACGCACTCATCGTAAACCATGGCTCCTCCGCGGGCTGTAACTCCCCGCAGCGGGGCTTGGTGACGGGCCGCGTGTCTCCTTTGACAACCGCCGCTCCTCTGTGTAGCCGCCCGCACAAACAACGCTGAAACTCCGCTATAGCCCCAACAGACTTCCTTTGCTTTTCATATACACCTTAAAGCTAGCTAGTATGCATAAATGTAAACACTGTATAGTTTCTGTGTGTATAACCTCTGCTTTCACCggagtgcatatatatatatatatatatatatatatagttgttgTAGACTACACTGGGAACTGTACATCGTACTAGTTGCCTCATTATTTCTCATTTATTGTTTTTGAAGAGCATTATCATAAAACTGACcattgtatatatacatatatgtatatatagcatAAGGTTTCACGCCAGACCCGAAGGTATAACattcaaattaaaaagaaaaaaaaagaggaacgtTATGGCATGTTTTTGCTGACGTTTCGGCTGGAGGACCGGTCGACACTCCCTAGGGAACcccctatgtgtgtgtgtgcgtgtgtgtgagtgtaaTTAATCGTCGGCTTTCGTAACTAAGTGTGGACAGACTAGCTCTCACGAAACACTTTCTTACAAAAATGAGAAGAGAGGAGTTGACCAAGGGCCCCGATTTTAATTAGCCATATCatcaaaagccaacaaacaagcaggccaaggaaaacataggggaaattacttctacttactaattgaattaaagaaatgacaaaaaatggcaatgaaagtggatgaaaaatcaactcgccgcaggtggggaacgatccaacgtcttcgcattagcatatcgcacgcgtaatgccaaGACGTGGGATTGTCCCGCACCTGCGGcattccatgaaaaaaaaatattttagcgcAGAAAATTATTAataacacattttttttcaaAACGACAACAGAGGCGCGAACTAtaacaactaagtttattttccgGTATCGACATATGCACGTGCAAAATGTTATAACAGAATTATTGAACGCGGACTCTTCCAAAGATAAGTCCCCGGTAAGGTATTCCTCCGAAactctattttcgttaatttcgcagAAGGCGGTTGATTGACAGGAGAGAAAATGCGACTCTTTGATTTGCACGCCGAAACCACAGCGCCGTTATtcgtcaccgtgacgtcacggatgtgAAAATATGATCTCGTACCAGAGCTATTCCGATTAAAAAAATTATCGAAACCCGCTGGATCGAGCCCAGTCGAGTTTGCGACGTAGCCATCCCTAGCTTCTTTATACTACAGTTCCGAGCAGACGCTTTCAAAATCCTTGACGTCACACGCCTGGTGGTGCGTCATCGCCACGCGCCGTTCGTTATCGCAGCCCTTTCTTATCTTGCCTTTTCTCGTAGTAAGGGCATATTTTTGTGCGTGTTTGTCTCAGCTTCAGTTGTTTTCAGTGtcgctttaaaaagaaagcaaaaggcaccggtgggattcgaacccacgatctcctgtttactagacaggcgctttaaccaactaagccacGGCGCCACGTGTTTCGCCGTTTTATCATTGCCCCGGAAACAACGCGTGAAGAAGGGACCGGTTCTTGAACACTCGATCTGCTttcacacgcgcgcgcgcacacacacacacacacacacacacacacacacacacacacacacacacacgcgcacacacacacacacacacacacacgcgcgcgcgcgcgcgcgcgcacacacacacacacacacacacacacacacacacacacacaaaagagccaaaacaaaacgaaaaatcaGTGGTGATTTAGCAGTAAATGAGAGAAAAATGCGGTTGCATTAGGTCGCTTCTCTTTGAGTTCCCGGATCCGTGGTTTAGACCGCGTCcaacacattgcaaagtgttcagCAGACCTCGAGCTCATTCGACCCgtgtcctgcctcttcgaggagagAAGTGCCGACCACGTAGATTGACAGAACTGATGTAATAAGTTGTTTACCGTGGCTTAGAGATAATCAGAGTACTATGTTTTGTATTTCGCATAATCACATATCTGCACAAATGCCGTTATCAGATCAAAACTGTCAATGGTAAATTTATAGACCCATTTATATTTAAAAATTGCCGAGCCATCTCAACACGTGCGCTATATAATTTTTCCCCCAAGCattaaagaaagcccgcaaagCACGAAAAAGTGCCACTAATGGCGTTGCAATTTTTGAGTGATATTGGGGGATTCTTTAATTCAGGCTTGGAAAACACGTGTTGCACGTGTTGAGAAACAGAAAGGTGGGTCAGGAATCTTTACTTTTATCGAGTTGTGCATACACATTTGGTTGCATGCGGAATGTCTTGATCAACGGGGTTCAACGAGTAGAAGGGGGACCAAGCAACATTTTCTTCTTACTCACAATCATATGAAGTCTACAGATGATTGGTCGATTATCAACGTACAGTTACCAATTAATTATtcctcagcctggagccaatcTTTCCACAAGAGGACTTGTAAAAGAAACACTAAATGCGTCTAAAGTgatgacgcattttttttttcaaaactctTATCGTTAATTTCGCGGCAACAGGTtgattactaaaaaaaaaattaaggtcaaactttttattttaaaaaaaatcgCGCTGAAACCTCAGCACCAGTACATCAGCATGACGTCACGTGTTTCAAATGACTTTTTTTTACAGAAGTTCTCGGAACTTGCTAACTTGCATCTTTGGCTCTTTGAGAATGCAACGTAGCACATACCCTtaccaataaaaaaaatgacCAGGCGCTAGCAGAAGCCGTgaaaatgcatgacgtcacgaCGAGATAGCACGTGAACTTCTAGGCGTCGTTTGTTAATACAGCTGATATAACTTTTCTATTTAGTGTAACTCCAGACGGAGGCTTCTGTGAATCATTTATGTTGCTGTTAACCTGCAGAGGGGCCAAACGTTTCGCCGAAGCTTCGGGACGCGTGTTCAGCGGATGCTTTCggaacatccccccccccccccaccggctTTGTTTCTGGAAAGAATGTGCAACTCAGAAACAACGCGAGGACGTGAATTTGAGCATCTACGCACAGCCATCTCGGGTGCACCAGGTACAAGAAGGTTTGACTCGTAAGCGGGCAACGTGACTTGCGACTACGTGACTTGTACATGCCAACAGAAGAATGTTCGACCGTTGCCATCGCAAATGCCATCCATCGCAAATGCATCCAGAGAATGGCTCTAATTTTTGAAAATGCAAATGAAGTTCAAATGCGACAAAAAAATAACACCGTGAGAGTAAGGGAGGAAAGTGAGCAATAATAAAATAAGAAGGTCACAAAGATCGGCAAAAGGCaccggtgggattcgaacccacgatctcctgtttactagacaggcgctttaaccaactaagccacGGCGCCGACGAATGCGGCCGTGCGAGAGTGGCAAGAGCATCGTGGAGAGGGCGAGTAATGTCTGAAGCAAAGATTCCTTCCGCTCGATTCCATTCCATTCTGATCAGCTTCACGGCCGGTCAATCCCACAGATAATGTAGGCGGAGCGCCGCTAGGACCACTGAGGAAACACGAAGAGGCGTATGCCATATTGGAAGAGAATTGTCACATTACCCTAGCCTAGCTGTTGGAGGGATATCAGCGGTAGCGAAAACGAAAACAGCAAACGCAGAGTGCGCGGCAAAGCATCCGTATCGTGTGTCCTAGAAACGACGATTACCAGACACGCGCGGCCGCTGTACGCTTGCAGCGCGCAATTACATCATTACTTTCTTGTTTGGGGGCGCCGCACTTTCAGCTTCTGGCCGTCGGTGCGAAAGCCGTAGAATACACGAAGGAGATCGAGCTGTCGAGCCTTGGGGGTTGGCCATTACATAGAGCGATTAACGTGTACGATATATGGTACTTTAGCATCACATTACACTCACATCAACGAAGGAAGGGGACTCCTTCCTCTATGCTCACATCACGTGAGAACTTGTGAAGTTTTGGAGCTTGACTGAGTGAATTTAGAATGTTGAAGCGGCTTCGACATTTCGGAGATATCATcgcgcacagaaaaaaaaaaaggaggagtaaAATTGCTTCGCACTTTGTGCGACGCATAAGTGTGGTAGCAATAGGCGAAATAGGCGTCCAAGCGACTTTTGGTGGTGCTCGTCGCACTGCATTCCTTCGTGTTACCATGGTGTTACGTTATTGCGAGCGTGATGCAGGAACATGTAcgaatattagagagttttagaataggggccccaaacgttttggggccccaaagaaatagcgtcgaagccactgcgcatgcgcgagacgcaaactgcgtttgggttttgcgttgggaacgctatttcaccgatttagcgggagctcaaatagcgttcccaaaagctttgcgtcaacaaacatggcggcacccatcgaagcgacggctctaacctagcaccaaactgggttcgattcgcggtaatgcgtgaagttcgcaagctaggagaagtgactgcagttatcgctttctctcaactagcgtgtgttatcaagattgattcattagacgccgctgattccgaattcgagtgtggattttatggctcgtaggcctaacacggctaagcttggctggtgaaggcacgtaaaggtggttttgttgctgcaaactaagcacaactaattgtttgctgcttgaagaataacctctaaattgtaattaaacgcgaatacacgcaagtcaaaatcactattcatatcataagatggtatattttattttattatttttaatcgttttttttagacgccgtagtggcgctgtcagcgcaagacgctatctgcaaacgcaaagccctattctaaaactcttcactcctgcgtgccccaatgctaacacccgcaaagctctttggggccccaaaatattggggcccctattctaaaactccttATTATCACAGAAAGGAACACCTATGCAAGCATAGAGTATGCAAGATATTCCTACAGTGTGGTTGCGACAGCAATGCCATCTTTCGAACCATGCAGAAAGTTCAGAGCAGCTCAAACACTCACCAGTAATAATTAGAGCTAGAAAATATCTTCTGACCTGTAATTTAACATTACGTTAAACTATTTATTGAAAGAAAGTAGGGCTTTTGTTATTTTTGACGAAAACTATTATCACGTTTGAAGCCAGTGTGAATCAAGCCAAGCCCAGAACGAAACGTAACCCGCGTCGTCTGTTTATGTCGCTGTTTCAGAAGTCGTATTGGTTTACCGACCGATCCGAGTTTGTCGACGCGATGTTATTTAGTTTGTGAGTTCGTTATGAAGGCACAATGGAACTTGTTGAGCTTCACAATCATCCTGAATACATAAACGCCTGCTGCAACATCTTGAACAACGAATGGAAACGCAGTCACGCAGCTCGGTACGTAGATCCCAACCTACGGTAAAGAAAAGTATTTTCCACGACATGATCGGTCCTCATTGAAGCCAGTAAACTGACTGAGAGTTTCTCGCCTTGTCGGTACTGTGACAAAACACTGCATGTTTATGTTTTGTGAAAGTAAACGTTTTCCGTTAATGCAATGCTGTAATGAACGACAGGAGTCTCATGGCACTGCATACCGTTCTACCGTTACCGCCTACTTCCCAGCTACGCACACACAGCCAACCGCACACATGCACATTCGCCGGCTAGCGGTCGGCATCAGTGGGGCGGTTATACTATGCTAAAAGCTATGCTATTTAACTTCTATTAGATGCAGCGAGTTATGCCCGACAAAGCTGAATTCCGGCAACGTTTGCTGCATATAATATGGTCACAAAAGCACTAGTTTATATTTTGTGCACTTGACGCAATAGTCGATTATATATGTGCACATATATTAACGTAGAAGCTTGTTTCAAATCGTCGCTTACTTATTTGGCAACATTTCTAATAAGCTAGCTCTGCTGCTGTTTGTCAAAGCCACATTAGTATAGCGTTCTGCAATATTAAAGAAATTGAGTTAGCAGCAACGAGCAATTAAGCTTGAAATGTTTATCGCCAAACCATACAGTTTCGTTTTGGAAGAATGGCTATATGTTCACTTAGCACCTTAGATTGTtcgaaaaataatgcatcaggaGTTCTCGGGTAGTGTCGCCAAGCAAAGATCAAATTAAAGCCCACTTAAACAATGGAGATAAGCCGCATCTATAGTAGGTTAAACTGTGAAGAAAACTAAGTACGATAAAATGCTGTGATTGGCTGTATTTATGCAGGTACCACAGCCTCAGCAAGTCCAGCAGCAATTTACCCGTCTCGCTGGCATTGGTCAGATGCCAAGAGGGCTTGGACGGTCAAGTGGTTGGCCATGCCAAGCTCTGCCGTGTGCTGCACGATGATAAAGCGTGCTTTGTCGAGTCTGGTGAGCGATTTGTTGCTGAATGCTGACGATAGCAAATTGGATCCTGCAGAATACGTATATAAGCCTCATGCTGCACAGAAATGGCACGTGCGTGTGACTCGCAGTCAACACTCATTATACAGCTCTATTCATTTATTCCCATTATTGTTGCTTCTATAGAGTTTTGCCATTTCAAGTGTTAGGTTATATCTCATATAAGAAAAAAAGCCTCTTGCTACTTGGAAACGTCACATATATACGTTGCTCAAGTTACACTGAACACCTAAAACATCACTTTATTCAAATTATCACATTGTTCGAATTTTTTCATTGCAAGTGGCATGTGTCTTACACATTTATTCTCCTAGGAGAAACAAAAAGTGCACGATGCACTGGCTAAAACATATCAACTCAAGCTGCAACTTTAAAACATTCTGTTATAATAATGACAATTGGTAATAAAAAATCTTTCTCTTCAGTTATAGTTATCCCTGAGGAGAGAGGAAAAGGTTTCGGAAAGCTAGTCATGAAGCTGACTGAAGAGTATGCTCGCAAGTAAGTGTTTCAGCTTTCACATGCGCTTACTGATTACCCGTTATGGTCATTAATTACCTGTCATGGTTACTAATTACCCATCtggctatggtgttctgctgcGAACGAGGTCAAGGGTTCAATTCCTGACCACTGCGGCTGCATTTGAATGGAGATAAAATGCAAAACACTCACGTTATTTTATTAAAGTGGAAGTAAAATAATTGAAGTTATCAAAATTGATCTGGAATGCTTCACTACAGCGCCTCTCATAGCCTCAGAGTTGCTTTGGGATATTAAACCCCTCAAAACAATCAATCAGTCACTCAATCTGCATACTGATTGTCTTGCACTTCTCTTTAAGGAAAGGCTTTACAAGATGCTACCTGTCGACACACGACAAGGAACAGTTCTACGCGGCCATTGGATACACAATCTGCGCTCCTGTTTGTGGGGTGAGGCCTTTTAGACATCAAGCCTGTTACGTCTTGCAGCTGTTGCGAGCCAATGCATTTGTTCTGTTGATATTAAAAATACCAGTTTAACAAAACTAGTCAGTGGGCTAGTTGATTATATCTGATGGTTAATGTATTCCTATAACAAAGGGGTGTTTCTTATTTACATGACCATGCTTGACCCATTCTTACCTGAAGCACCGAGTCTATGTAAATTATGTAACTAGAAGTGCTGGCTCTCTTAAGTCCCAAGTTAGTTTTGGCTTTTGTCTTTGCTTTCTTGCATCAGATGTTCCTTGCAAAGCATCACTATTCTTACGGGCATCATATGACCAGAAAGAGTTGATGCAATTCCAGTGTAATCGCAACCTCAGTACGTAAGGCCTTCTTCAGTGAAATCTAGCTAATTAACAGCAGTATCTAACTGCAGGTAAACAGTGaaacaaattaaaagaaaagggtTACAGGGGATGACCACTGTTGTAACTATGACAGTGCTCATGACACAGGATGACTACTATCAATACTGTGACAGTCGCACAGCCGCTACAGTTGTGCCATATGACATGACTGTGACAGGGTAGTGCTCGTGACACTTGTGACACAGGTTGAGCACTGTCGCCAACTATGGCCAACTATGACTAACTATGAGTGTGGCACTATATGACGGTGCTCATTATCTGCAATATATTGATCTTAGTCTGTTACTTATTACACTGATCAGCCACAATAAACGGACTACAACTTCCCCCACTCAGCTTCTCAGTTCTACCACGATAGGTTAATTGTAACCAACATATTTTCAGTTCATCGATCCTTTGTGGCTTAAACCTTGAAAGTTATCGAACCGAAGCCTTCTTCAATTCTGCTATGTGCCTTTGTTGATTAACAGTGGGATGGAGCTGTGTGCATTAAAAATTTGTTAGTAGTTTCATTGAAGTCAGCCAGTATGCTAAAAATAAATGTAAACCTTCTGATTTTCCTTTTCACTTCTCAGATTTCAGGCACAATGGACCACATGGACAGGTTTCTCAGGCTTTTCGACAGCAAACCAAATGAATCGCTTACTGAAGACAAACTGTGCAATGATGGGCATTCACAAAAAGTTGTCAGCTCAGTGCAGGAAAACCAGCCACCACCTCCTCCGCCTCCCCCTTTTCCACATTCATCGCCGCTGCAAATTACGGCAGCTAAGCAGGTGTGGATGACAAAACAACTCTGAAGTGCTTTAGTGGAGCACTTGGAATTTGTTATATCAAAGTGCTCTCAATCAATTTTGTTACAATAAATTATTAAATTAACACAAAAATCAAGTGTGGTGTCTTTTACAAGAAAGAATGTGCAAACAGGTTTAAACAACACTGTTTGGCTAGAGTATCTGTCGCATGCTTGATGTTTGCAATCTTGGGGTTTACGCAGATTCATGGTTGGATTTTCAGCTTCACGCGTCTTCTATTGTCAGCCATGCCATGAAGCATTAGGCTTAATGTCATGACATAAAAAAAGTTTTGCTACCCTAAATGTTAAAAAACACTCTTTTGAACACTAATTAGACTACAACTGAAATTTACATCTACTGTCATGAATTCTATTAGCATCCACTAAGTAACTTAATGGAAGTCGTCCAATGTCAATTCCTTCGCATTTACTTGGACAAACATATTTATCTATGCCGATGCTATGATAACGCAAGTTTGTTAAGTATGCATTTTTTGCATGACAGAAGACTTGTGCATGATTGTTGAAGTTCTTATGACAAGTCACACGTAGGCTGATTGACTGCTCCGAGTGGCAAGCATCGCTACAGTTTTGGGTTCCATCACTGTAACCCCGCAGCTGTTCCGACATCTTTCAACCTATGCCTACCTTGCCCCACGAAATAACTGCAAGTGTACGATGCCACTTCATCTGACATCAATACTTTCAATTGAGCATTTCTGTAATGTCGGTAGACAAAGTACTGTTAAATTTGTTTAATTTCTTACTTGAAATGATGCTCTGTGCATTTACTCTAGTATGTTTATACTCCTTGCGCACACTAGTGCATAACTGCCAAGGCCCTCCAGCTGTTGGCAGGTACTGATATAAGCAATAATACCTGCCAACCTGAAAACTTTAAAATTTGAAAAAATTCCTGACACAATGGGGTGGGGGATAGCTTGCATTATCCTAAAGCTTGCCTTGAGTGCGCATCTTTTCTTTGTGGGATACATATACACTTTTTAACCATGTATAATGCCCAATGTAACGGGTATTTCACTCAACTTGACCCAAACTCTAAACATAAAGTAGTGCACCATAAGAGGACGAGACCCaccgtggtggtgtagtggctttggccttgtgctgctaagcatgaaggTGCAGCGACAAATCCTGGatgccgcacttcgatggggatGAAACAGAAAAACACCCATGCACCGTGCATTCAGTGCACATTAAATaacccttggtggtcaaaattaatcggcaatcccccactacggggtgcctcataatcacatattggttttggcaagtaaaaacaCAGAATTTTATTTAATAGAAGAAAGACCAATGCACACTTTCCGCAGTCGTCTCGAGTTACAATATTCTTTAGAAGTGCAGTCAGCTAATTGAGTACGtttaattatgcaaaattttaaaTATTTGTTTTAGGACATACGTTTGAGTGTAAAAGTTGTAGAGCATGCTTAAAAACACACAATGAATTTATTTCCGTGATGTTATCTCTAACATAGCTTTTTTTTCGGCCTCtgaagaaagcccgtgaaataggagaaaaaaaaaaacgaaacttaTGAAAACATGTCGCTGCGCGCTCGTACAAATGTATTGTAGTGCCCTCAACTGTGGATCTGAAGAACAGGGCCTGCATGCCCATCATAAAAATAAAAGGCCATCGAGAGCATTTGCATCCATGTTCAACGCTGGCTTATTTTTATTTAGGGACAAGGTAGATTTAGATTCTCATAATGAAGGTGCTAACACACACTGGACTCTGTGCTAGATTGCTCTTTCATGTTTTGTGATGGGCCTATGGTCCTTGCTTCTTCACAACACGGCTGGGAGCATTGCCATCCAGACATGCAAGAGTGTAACAATGTGAATGTTTTTATATCTCCCGGGCCGTTTTCAGTGTCTGGAAAAGAGGTATGTAAAAGGTAACGTCATGGAAACAACTTCATAGGGTCTTTTTAACCATTTGAAGCCCAAACCCGAACTATACTTGTCCTGCCAATTTGTACGAATATTGCCAAGGACTAGTTCTACTTGACCGCACCATGGTTTCCACTGCTTTAATCGCTGTGAATGATTCACGCGCATCTGCTCATTCGAACCGCCTACTGCTGAATTTGAGTACCTGTGCATATTGCATTCTAAATTTGTTTTGCTGTCATGTGTTGGGAGAATATTATTAAGGAAGTGTATGTACTGCAAGAAAAACTGGCTTTGTGAAAACAGTTTGCTAGTCAATGTCTTCATTGAGTACAAGGAATGGAGCATATATTTAACATTTTTTTAAATGAGCGTGCTGCGTGCAAGCCCTCTGGGAAGTAGAGGGTTAAACACTTTTACCATCAAAGCTGCGCCCTAAAATGAATGCAGTCGACTCTCATTAAAAGGGACCCTGATAATCTGACAAAAAACATCCGTATTATCCGAAGTCCATGATATCCGAtgcgcctcacttccgaaactttcgtcgGGATGcccaacaactttattgcaaagagtgagtgaacgtgcaaagtaaaaaaaaaaaaaaaaaaaaacaaataagtcgcactttcgcccgaaagccgGAGCGCTGATTGCGATAGTAGAAATTAatgcaagtgcggcagcagcagccatcGAATTGGACTTCGTGCTttatctcgcttcaacgcgaactaaatgttgaaagcacagcgcatgcgaagctgCCGGCAATGGACGCACtttgtctccatcgcagatcgctttcaagatacggcacctgTGCCGTAAGCAGCATCCGCCAGAGTACAATCCTCTCTttcgcctcccccctcccctcccgtgCCTTGCACGCAAAAGAGACTGCGCGTTTCCGCTCTACCTTCCTCCCTTggaagtcagttgtcagcccgtgtCGAAACGATAAAAgtatgttttatatgttcgatcattaaaaaaaattgctgctaatTTCGTCCACTGTAGCCAATAGTCCGTTGTAGTTCGGTCCGGCTGCTATGAGCGAACTTCGTCGTATTAATAGGTAGAACAAATTAAG
The nucleotide sequence above comes from Dermacentor andersoni chromosome 10, qqDerAnde1_hic_scaffold, whole genome shotgun sequence. Encoded proteins:
- the Naa80 gene encoding N-alpha-acetyltransferase 80 — translated: MELVELHNHPEYINACCNILNNEWKRSHAARYHSLSKSSSNLPVSLALVRCQEGLDGQVVGHAKLCRVLHDDKACFVESVIVIPEERGKGFGKLVMKLTEEYARKKGFTRCYLSTHDKEQFYAAIGYTICAPVCGISGTMDHMDRFLRLFDSKPNESLTEDKLCNDGHSQKVVSSVQENQPPPPPPPPFPHSSPLQITAAKQVWMTKQL